A region of Amyelois transitella isolate CPQ chromosome 11, ilAmyTran1.1, whole genome shotgun sequence DNA encodes the following proteins:
- the LOC106133306 gene encoding serine/threonine-protein kinase ICK isoform X1, protein MNRYVVLQQLGDGTYGSVVLAQRRDTGEKVAIKRMKRKYYSWDEAMNLREVKSLKKLNHANIVKLREVIRENDTLYFVFEYMRGNLYQLIRDAERPFPEPVLRNILYQVLQGLTHMHRHGFFHRDLKPENLLCAGPELVKIADLGLAREVRSRPPYTDYVSTRWYRAPEVLLHDTRYGAPIDLWALGCIAAELYTCRPLFPGNSEIDQLHKVCAVLGTPDREEWPEGYALAEALRFRFPVTAGVPLARVVPSASPPALALLTALLRYPPRDRPTAPQALRFPYFAVGAALILPPPASRARRSGREREDSETVSVVPPAASFLPPPAAPPAAAALPLRDRFADILGGEVTHEPGARPEPLRQVTAAGGRSVLAARVGGAGVRVPGAPPPAAAAYLGAARYVAGARIDTSLFRPLPIRSHHEATTVGSGASRVDWAAKYLR, encoded by the exons ATGAATCGGTACGTAGTGCTGCAGCAGCTGGGAGACGGGACCTACGGCTCGGTGGTGCTGGCGCAGCGCCGCGACACTGGCGAGAAGGTCGCCATCAAACGTATGAAGCGCAAATACTATTCGTGGGACGAGGCCATGAATTTGCGAGAAGTTAAATCACTGAAAAAACTCAATCATGCTAATATAGTTAAGCTCCGTGAGGTCATTCGCGAAAACGATACATTATATTTCGTGTTTGAATATATGAGGGGCAATCTATATCAACTTATACGTGACGCAGAACGCCCGTTTCCTGAACCTGTGCTGCGTAACATTCTGTATCAAGTTCTTCAAGGACTGACACACATGCACCGTCATGGTTTCTTCCATCGTGATCTTAAAcctgaaaatttattatgtgcTGGACCAGAGTTAGTGAAGATTGCGGATCTGGGACTCGCACGCGAGGTGCGCTCGCGGCCACCGTACACGGACTACGTGTCGACCCGTTGGTACCGCGCGCCCGAAGTGCTCCTGCATGACACCCGCTATGGAGCGCCCATAGATCTGTGGGCTCTGGGGTGTATCGCCGCCGAGCTGTACACGTGTAGGCCCTTGTTTCCCGGAAACTCGGAGATCGACCAGCTACATAAAGTGTGCGCTGTGCTGGGCACCCCGGATCGCGAGGAGTGGCCCGAGGGTTACGCGTTGGCTGAGGCGCTCCGCTTCCGCTTTCCGGTGACGGCCGGCGTGCCGCTGGCGCGCGTGGTCCCGAGCGCCTCGCCGCCCGCGCTTGCGCTGCTTACGGCGCTGCTCCGCTATCCGCCCAGAGACCGCCCGACTGCACCGCAGGCTCTAAG ATTTCCTTATTTTGCCGTGGGAGCTGCTTTAATCTTGCCACCACCAGCTTCTCGAGCTAGAAG aaGCGGCCGCGAGCGAGAAGATTCTGAAACTGTGTCGGTAGTTCCACCGGCTGCCTCCTTCTTGCCACCGCCGGCCGCCCCGCCAGCTGCCGCTGCGCTGCCGCTTAGGGATCGCTTTGCTGATATTTTGGG GGGTGAGGTGACCCACGAGCCGGGCGCACGGCCGGAGCCGCTACGGCAGGTGACGGCAGCGGGCGGGCGCAGCGTGTTGGCCGCGCGGGTCGGGGGCGCCGGGGTGCGCGTGCCCGGGGCGCCGCCGCCTGCTGCCGCCGCCTACCTCGGCGCGGCGCGGTACGTGGCGGGCGCTCGCATCGACACTTCGTTATTTCGCCCGCTTCCTATACGATCGCACCATG aAGCTACTACGGTGGGAAGTGGCGCCTCGCGCGTGGACTGGGCGGCCAAGTATTTACGATAA
- the LOC106133306 gene encoding serine/threonine-protein kinase ICK isoform X2, whose product MNRYVVLQQLGDGTYGSVVLAQRRDTGEKVAIKRMKRKYYSWDEAMNLREVKSLKKLNHANIVKLREVIRENDTLYFVFEYMRGNLYQLIRDAERPFPEPVLRNILYQVLQGLTHMHRHGFFHRDLKPENLLCAGPELVKIADLGLAREVRSRPPYTDYVSTRWYRAPEVLLHDTRYGAPIDLWALGCIAAELYTCRPLFPGNSEIDQLHKVCAVLGTPDREEWPEGYALAEALRFRFPVTAGVPLARVVPSASPPALALLTALLRYPPRDRPTAPQALRFPYFAVGAALILPPPASRARRSGREREDSETVSVVPPAASFLPPPAAPPAAAALPLRDRFADILGSYYGGKWRLARGLGGQVFTIKRRSYISYTSVAS is encoded by the exons ATGAATCGGTACGTAGTGCTGCAGCAGCTGGGAGACGGGACCTACGGCTCGGTGGTGCTGGCGCAGCGCCGCGACACTGGCGAGAAGGTCGCCATCAAACGTATGAAGCGCAAATACTATTCGTGGGACGAGGCCATGAATTTGCGAGAAGTTAAATCACTGAAAAAACTCAATCATGCTAATATAGTTAAGCTCCGTGAGGTCATTCGCGAAAACGATACATTATATTTCGTGTTTGAATATATGAGGGGCAATCTATATCAACTTATACGTGACGCAGAACGCCCGTTTCCTGAACCTGTGCTGCGTAACATTCTGTATCAAGTTCTTCAAGGACTGACACACATGCACCGTCATGGTTTCTTCCATCGTGATCTTAAAcctgaaaatttattatgtgcTGGACCAGAGTTAGTGAAGATTGCGGATCTGGGACTCGCACGCGAGGTGCGCTCGCGGCCACCGTACACGGACTACGTGTCGACCCGTTGGTACCGCGCGCCCGAAGTGCTCCTGCATGACACCCGCTATGGAGCGCCCATAGATCTGTGGGCTCTGGGGTGTATCGCCGCCGAGCTGTACACGTGTAGGCCCTTGTTTCCCGGAAACTCGGAGATCGACCAGCTACATAAAGTGTGCGCTGTGCTGGGCACCCCGGATCGCGAGGAGTGGCCCGAGGGTTACGCGTTGGCTGAGGCGCTCCGCTTCCGCTTTCCGGTGACGGCCGGCGTGCCGCTGGCGCGCGTGGTCCCGAGCGCCTCGCCGCCCGCGCTTGCGCTGCTTACGGCGCTGCTCCGCTATCCGCCCAGAGACCGCCCGACTGCACCGCAGGCTCTAAG ATTTCCTTATTTTGCCGTGGGAGCTGCTTTAATCTTGCCACCACCAGCTTCTCGAGCTAGAAG aaGCGGCCGCGAGCGAGAAGATTCTGAAACTGTGTCGGTAGTTCCACCGGCTGCCTCCTTCTTGCCACCGCCGGCCGCCCCGCCAGCTGCCGCTGCGCTGCCGCTTAGGGATCGCTTTGCTGATATTTTGGG aAGCTACTACGGTGGGAAGTGGCGCCTCGCGCGTGGACTGGGCGGCCAAGTATTTACGATAAAGAGACGTTCATATATTAGTTATACTTCTGTAGCCTCTTAA
- the LOC106133307 gene encoding TAR DNA-binding protein 43-like, producing MSIEYVPVSEGEQDEPIELPTEEDGSLLLSTVAAQFSGASGLKYRAGGRLRGVRLVDERLSPPAEGWAAHRYWCAFPRSSPAPEPRPRCSDLIVLGLPWKTAEDAVRDYFSTFGELLMVQVKRDAKTGLSKGFGFIKFAEYEAQTRALGRRHMIDGRWCDVRIPNGKDGGAAAHRKVFVGRCTESLTADDLREYFGAFGQVTDVFVPRPFRAFSFVTFLDAEVAQSLCGQDHIIKGVSVNISTASPKRERGRGSLLGWGLLEGAPRVLWPPADWPPPAQPPPPPLDTKLYLKYE from the coding sequence ATGTCTATTGAGTACGTGCCGGTGAGTGAGGGCGAGCAAGATGAGCCCATCGAGCTGCCGACAGAAGAGGACGGTTCGCTATTGCTGAGCACGGTGGCGGCGCAGTTCTCGGGCGCCAGCGGCCTCAAGTACCGCGCGGGCGGTCGACTGCGCGGCGTGCGGTTGGTTGACGAGCGCCTGTCTCCACCGGCCGAGGGCTGGGCCGCTCACCGCTACTGGTGCGCCTTTCCGCGGTCCTCACCCGCGCCTGAACCTCGGCCGCGCTGCTCGGACCTCATTGTACTCGGCTTACCCTGGAAGACAGCCGAGGATGCCGTTCGTGACTATTTCTCTACGTTCGGAGAATTACTCATGGTGCAGGTGAAACGAGACGCCAAGACCGGGCTGTCCAAAGGTTTCGGGTTCATCAAGTTCGCGGAATACGAGGCGCAAACGCGCGCGTTAGGCCGGCGCCACATGATAGACGGACGGTGGTGCGACGTGCGCATCCCTAACGGCAAAGACGGCGGGGCGGCGGCGCACCGCAAGGTGTTTGTGGGCCGCTGCACCGAGAGCCTGACAGCAGACGATCTGCGCGAGTATTTTGGTGCGTTTGGACAGGTAACTGACGTATTCGTTCCACGGCCATTCCGCGCGTTTAGCTTCGTGACTTTCCTAGATGCTGAGGTGGCACAGTCGCTGTGCGGACAGGACCACATCATCAAGGGCGTGTCAGTGAACATCTCGACAGCGTCACCGAAGCGCGAGCGCGGTCGCGGCTCGTTGCTGGGCTGGGGGTTGCTGGAAGGTGCGCCTCGCGTGCTGTGGCCGCCTGCGGACTGGCCGCCGCCTGCGCAGCCGCCACCGCCGCCCCTCGATACCAAGCTCTACCTCAAGTACGAGTGA